Proteins encoded by one window of Lathyrus oleraceus cultivar Zhongwan6 chromosome 1, CAAS_Psat_ZW6_1.0, whole genome shotgun sequence:
- the LOC127098656 gene encoding uncharacterized protein LOC127098656: MLLVRKKDGSIRLCVDYRQLNKVTIKNKYQLLRIDDLMDQLVGACVFNKIDLRSGYHQIRVKAEDIPKNAFRTRYGHYEYPMIPFGVSNALSVFTEYINMIFHKYLDKFVVVFINEILIYSKIDEERSGKGLHLDDFVSGFSRKAKGCDTIWVIVDRLTKSAHSLQMRLNYPLEKLAEMSIEKIVTLHGIPFSIVFERDSRITSRLWKACIKRWKKDEEIRSSQLSSLVWDRRNWNAKWQGQGKMMEVVVVCWLEAPLSVWIERLGMQKQQGDLGECMKLVGLLWSGWQAGFEEAKQGWTDSVKMPKQTRSLQFPITGNVQEFYVVCG; encoded by the exons ATGTTGTTAGTCAGGAAGAAAGATGGTAGTATAAGGTTGTGTGTTGACTACCGACAGTTGAACAAAGTAACTATTAAGAACAAGTATCAACTTTtgaggattgatgatttgatggaccagttaGTAGGTGCTTGTGTTTTCAACAAGATTGATTTGAGATCcgggtatcatcagattcgtgtaaaggctgaaGATATTCCGAAGAATGCTTTCAGAACGAGATATGGTCATTACGAGTATCCAATGATTCCGtttggtgtgtctaatgctcTGAGTGTGTTCACTGAGTATATCAACATGATCTTTCATAAGTATTTAGACAAGTTTGTGGTTGTTTTCATCAATGAAATCCTGATTTATTCGAAGATAGATGAAGAGCGT AGTGGAAAGGGACTTCATTTAGATGATTTTGTGTCTGGTTTTTCGAGGAAAGCGAAAGGTTGTGATACGATTTGGGTCATCGTCGATAGGTTGACTAAATCGGCTCATTCCCTTCAGATGAGACTTAATTATCCATTGGAGAAACTAGCAGAGATGTCTATTGAGAAGATTGTCACTCTGCATGGTATTCCATTCAGTATCGTATTTGAGAGAGATTCAAGGATTACTTCAAGGTTATGGAAAGCTTGCATAAAGCGTTGG AAAAAGGATGAGGAAATAAGGTCAAGCCAACTTAGTTCATTGGTTTGGGACAGAAGAAATTGGAATGCAAAATGGCAGGGTCAG GGAAAAATGATGGAAGTGGTTGTGGTGTGCTGGCTAGAAGCTCCATTGAGTGTTTGGATAGAGAGACTTGGAATGCAAAAGCAGCAAGGTGATTTGGGAGAGTGTATGAAGTTGGTTGGTTTGTTATGGTCAGGTTGGCAAGCAGGATTTGAAGAAGCAAAGCAGGGTTGGACAGATAGTGTTAAAATGCCAAAGCAAACAAGGTCATTGCAGTTCCCTATAACAGGAAATGTTCAAGAGTTCTATGTTGTTTGTGGCTAA